AAACCCGCGCGAAAATGAGACGGTGGTTCAGATTAATAAGGCATTACTGCAGGAGCAGACCGTTCTGATTCGTGCAACAGGTCAGATTGATCACATCGCCGGAGATAAAACGCCAAAGCGGTGGACGGTGTTCCTAAAGAAGGGCGTTCATGTTGATTTCGCGAGACAACAAAAGGAAGAAAATGATAGTCCGTGAAATTTGGCCGTTGACCACAACGAGAATAACCTACTAAGGAGACAACTATGCAAAAGTTAATCTACCTTTTCATATCCGTGTTAGCTATTGCTTCGCTTTGCCACAGCGGGTATGCTGAGCAGGTGGTGACAGATGGACTTGTGAGTTATTGGACGTTTGACCGACAAGACATTGCTGATAACACGGTTAAAGATGTCTGGGGCAAAAATGATGCGACAATTGTTGGGGATCCGAAGGTTGTTGCTGGACGGACGAAGGATGCTTTGGAATTTGATGGTTTGGACGATTATGTGAATTTGACAAATCTTGGTGATTTTGGAAATCAGATGGGTTCAGCGACGTTTGAAGCTTGGATCAAACCGAGTTTCAAAAAAGGCGATATGGCACTTTTCAGAGTCATTGACGCAGATTGCATGGGTTGGGGCCTGGAATTTATCGTAAACATGGAACCGCTTACTATTCTTGATAATGTTGTTATTGAAGATATCATCTTTTCTCATACCACGTATCGAACAGGAAACGGTTCATGCAGGTCTACTATGTCTGTAAAGTCGGTTCGGATCCTTGATGGGAAATGGCATCACATTGTTTACGCATATGAACCTTATGTAGACGCAGCCGGAGGCGAACGAAGCAGAAAAATGATCCATATAGACGGTAGGCGGTATCGTTTTGGTAAACCTCTTGTATCAGGTGCCATTTTCGCCCCGTTTACAGAACCTGTCTATCTTGGCGCGAAAAACAATCGTGGCAGCGCAGAAGATTTTTTTCCGGTATAATCGATGAGGTCCGTATCTACAACCGCCCTCTCACGTATGATGAAGTCCGGCAAAATTTTGAAATCGGGCTTGATGTGGAACCTGTGCAGAAGTTGCCGACGGTCTGGGGCGCGCTAAAGATAAACTTATAAAGGTCGCGAGCACAGCTCGCTCCTACAAGAAGCGTCCGTTGTTGGAAAAATGCAAACCCACATCTCGCGGTCGCGAGCCCAGCTCGCTCCTACAAGAAGATTAGCGGAACGCGCAGAAACCAGGCGCAATACTATTACTGTGAGGAAAATGGTCTTGAAAAACTTTGTTATCCCAGTCCTACTTTTTGGTATGATGTTTTTAGGCGTGGTCGGCTGCGGTGACGATTTGAAAAAACCTGAAGAGTTACTGAAAGAAAAAGCTGAAGAATCCGCGGCTGAATCGTCTGCTTCGTCGTTGGCAAATGCAGAATTGCACGGTTCTTGGGAGGTTGTTTCAATTTTCGGTAAAACGCCTAAAGAATACCTCGAATCTTTTACAGTTGGCGGCGAAGCAGAAATCACGGTAAAACAACTTAACTTCGCCTTTGCCGCTGATGATTCGTGGACTTGCGATCTTGTGGAAAAAACTGTAATTGATTTCCCAGATATACCGCCTGCCACTCTTGAGACGACTGGCACATGGTCGGGGACTTACGCTTTCGATGGCCAGACACTCTCGATATTTACAAAAGAAGCAGAGGTGCATATAGCCACTGAACCGAAAGATTTTTTTCAGGTCGTATTTGATCGGGCACTCGCGGAAGCAGAGCAAGATTATGACGAGGACTTCAGGTCTGATTTCGTCAAACCGTTTGCGCGATCCACTTGTACGAAACAGGGGAATACAGTCGTCCTGATAACTGATACCGGTGAAGAGATGGTGCTTGAGAAGCAGTAATTTTCCTTTTCGACGCAGGCACTGGTATTTTCATACATTCTACCAACAAAAAAACAACGGGCAATAATGCCCGTTGTTCGTTTTTCTCAGAAACTATCTTCCACCCGTTTTAATGGGATTAGTCGTTCTCGTATTCTTTGAGGAAACCTCTGAACTCCCGACGATGCTTTTCTTCATCGGCGAGGAGTTTGACGCAGAGGTCTTGCGTGACGTAGTCTATCCCATCGCATAAGCGGATAATTTTGTTGTATTGTTCAATCGCGGCGTTTTCGGCTTCGATGACCCCATGGATCGTTGCCACAACATCCGTTGAATCTTCAGGCGGTTGAAGTGATGCCTGTTCCGGTTTAAAGGCGAACGAACCCGGTACGCGCCCCTCGATTTCCTTGATGCGAGCGGCAAGTTCTTGTGCGTGTGTAATTTCTGTTTGGATATCTGCTGCCAAGGATTTTTTAATTTCCTCAGCGCGGATGCCGTCCAAGTCAACGGAGATCGCCAAATAATTAATGGTGGCTTCCAACTCTAACCAATAAGCACGAGTCAGTTCCTTGATAATTGCGTCTCTGTTTCCGTTTTCCATTGTTTTCTCCTATCGTAGATGATTGCGTTTAAGATTGAATTATTGTTCTATTCATTAGTATACCACACCTTGGTACGGGTTTCAATCTTTTCCGCCTCTGACGTATGAATGAACCCTTATAAAACACTCAAGCTCGGCATCACCCACGAATAGCCATCTGGATGCAGCAATATATCAAACGGGATACCATAACTCTCTGCTAATAGCCCCAGGGTCAGGACGGTTTCAGGGGGCCCGCACGCCACAGAAACCCCATCTTTCAATAGCAATAGTTGATCTGCATACATTGACGCAAGATTCAGGTCGTGAATTGCGGTAATAACGGTTTTGCCTCGACTACAAATCGATTTGCAGAGGTTGAGTATTTGCACTTGGTATCTCGGATCAAGATGATTCGTGGGTTCATCTAACAGAAATAGGTCCGGGGCTTGTGTGAGGATCCGTGCAACGTCAACACGACTCGCTTCACCACCAGACAGTGTTGGATAGAGCCGTTCCTCGAATATATCGGCATCGACTTGCTGGAGCGCCCCTTTGGCGATGGAGATATCCCTGTCAGTCTCTTTTGTGCCGTTGAGATAGGGGTGCCGCCCGAAGAGGACAATCTCCAAACTGGTAAACGGGAAGTTCATATCCCGTTTTTGTTGGAGATAGGCTCGGATGCGTGCTAATTCCTTCGGTTCATAACTATGAATAGGTTTACCGAAGAGCCGGATTTCCCCAGTCGTTGGCAAGAGTTCCCCTGAAATCAGACGCAGGAGTGTGGATTTACCAGCACCGTTGGGACCGACAAATCCGCATAACATTCCGCCCTTAATTGTAACGTTAATATCCTTGACTAACCAATTTCCGCCAATACAGTAACCAATGTCTTCCAATTCAATCATTGTATTTTTAGTTATCGGTTGTCAGTTATCAGTTTTCAGTTAAAAAGGGTTCTGGTG
This genomic window from Candidatus Poribacteria bacterium contains:
- a CDS encoding ferritin-like domain-containing protein, translating into MENGNRDAIIKELTRAYWLELEATINYLAISVDLDGIRAEEIKKSLAADIQTEITHAQELAARIKEIEGRVPGSFAFKPEQASLQPPEDSTDVVATIHGVIEAENAAIEQYNKIIRLCDGIDYVTQDLCVKLLADEEKHRREFRGFLKEYEND
- a CDS encoding ATP-binding cassette domain-containing protein yields the protein MIELEDIGYCIGGNWLVKDINVTIKGGMLCGFVGPNGAGKSTLLRLISGELLPTTGEIRLFGKPIHSYEPKELARIRAYLQQKRDMNFPFTSLEIVLFGRHPYLNGTKETDRDISIAKGALQQVDADIFEERLYPTLSGGEASRVDVARILTQAPDLFLLDEPTNHLDPRYQVQILNLCKSICSRGKTVITAIHDLNLASMYADQLLLLKDGVSVACGPPETVLTLGLLAESYGIPFDILLHPDGYSWVMPSLSVL